A window of the Brassica oleracea var. oleracea cultivar TO1000 chromosome C1, BOL, whole genome shotgun sequence genome harbors these coding sequences:
- the LOC106337045 gene encoding uncharacterized protein LOC106337045, which translates to MSSFIPSDYKALDLSGDNYLDWAINTSAVLKSRGLGKCIKYDNDTLACERHRAIMIMRHHLCEDLRDEFGYVNDPHNLWSFLNSRFCEPLLHESKKKWEALRFQDYESVDNYHSDLMRITYSLRLCGELVTNEDLLNKTRDTFHSEEVLLSHQAKGFTTYYDMFSYLLDIEQKKQKRMDNIRRFNDIIKIYYEVLDSERKIPEANKATFDKKRYEEDSEWTLMDHEVGLYIE; encoded by the coding sequence ATGTCGAGTTTCATACCCTCAGATTACAAAGCCCTTGATCTCTCTGGAGATAATTATCTTGATTGGGCTATAAACACGTCAGCCGTCTTGAAGTCTAGGGGACTTGGGAAGTGCATCAAGTATGACAATGACACCCTTGCGTGTGAAAGACACAGAGCCATAATGATTATGCGACACCATCTCTGTGAGGACCTAAGAGACGAGTTTGGATATGTTAATGATCCTCATAATCTCTGGTCATTTTTGAATTCTAGATTCTGTGAGCCATTGTTGCACGAATCCAAGAAAAAATGGGAAGCTCTAAGGTTCCAGGATTATGAATCCGTGGACAATTATCACTCTGATCTTATGAGAATCACCTATAGTCTTAGACTATGTGGTGAATTGGTAACAAACGAGGATTTGTTAAACAAAACTCGTGACACATTCCATTCAGAGGAAGTGTTGTTATCACATCAGGCCAAAGGTTTCACCACCTATTATGACATGTTCTCATATTTATTAGACATTGAGCAAAAGAAGCAGAAAAGGATGGATAACATCAGACGGTTTAATGACATCATAAAGATATATTATGAAGTACTAGATAGTGAGAGGAAAATCCCTGAAGCTAATAAAGCCACATTTGATAAGAAGAGATATGAGGAGGATTCCGAGTGGACACTCATGGACCATGAGGTCGGATTATACATTGAATAA